TCGACGGAATGGACGTCAAAAAGCCAACAAATTGAGTCGGacgaatgataaaaaagatAGATTATTAATGGCAAACACTGTTGTCAAAAGCCAACGTTCACCTGTCAGTATATCGAATGATAATACATTGGATACATCGAATAATCGAAGCGCCAAAACAGctcgaattttttcatatggaTCATTGttagaaaatgatgatgacgatgacgacgacgatgatgatgattcagaaCGTTCAGAAACGAATGCGAAAATGTCTGATTCGGAAATTGATTTGGATGCAATCGATagcgaagatgatgatgaagattcgATAAATTCAACTGAAGTTGATTTTActaaatcgaatgaaacgACAAAAATTGCCACCAATTCTGAGATAAAAATTTCTGCATCTAATCTTGATAAAggagatgatgatttttagattgaaaatttgcaTAAATAATGCAGCTTTCATGAATTCGATACgattaatttaataataataatcattgaaataaaatcaattaatcaattgcCTTTTGTTAATTCTATTTTGGAATATCGATACAATCATCTATGTTTTGATCGCATTTTACtagtttgatttttcatttgtttcataaaacgttctttttgtttcaatatattACGATTGACAGCATGGCTGATATAAGACTGTCGTACACTAATCAATTGTTCATTTGCTGTTTTGACTAGAACACCTTTTTGAAGCATATATCGAAGTAAATATACGGTTCCAAAAACTGTCGTTGCATATCTTCCAGGTGTAGCCAATTTATACAACAATAAAGCAATGGCAACGCTACCCAATTTATCGGCATCtttttcgaataaatttttcataaattgtggacaaaatgatgaatcttCAATATATGGTTTCACCCAATTGATTACAGCAGCACCATTCATtccactgaaaaaaaaacaacaagagttaaaatcattgaacaataaaataTTATTCAGTCATTTACAATTGAGCAAGCAGAAAAAACGATGCAAACCAAACGGCACAATTGACACAATGAAACGGAATGGCAATGTACCaatattttttaaacattACATGTAATCGTTTAACCAACGGTAATTTCTTCAATTCGGCCCATTCATTTTTCGGTTGTGATGATGTATTGTTTATTTCTACCTTATTTTTAAATCTTTGTGTACCGAGAAAATTTCTTTGGTTTCGAAATGGCAATAAAAATTGACGATTTCGTCCACAATTATTTATCACATTTTTACCAACATTATGGCGCGAGCAACATTCTTGAATGGTCGtgaattttgttgctgtCGTAGATAAGCGTTTAGTATATGAAGGAAAAGTATCGACAAATAATCTtgacaaatgaattgaagaTGCTTTATTAGCTGTTATCGGTGTTGATCGTATGATCACATTGTATATAATGGACATAATGtataagaaaatgaaatttaaaaataaatttttggatcttaacgaaaaataaagggaaaaaattctAGCTATTCATGGCATATATATGCAagaatttataaaaatgaacgaatcgaatttttaaacaaacaaatcatatGACATTGATATATAGCCACGAATCCATTCATAGAGATTGTTATGggaatttatttgaaattttaaaagtTGCTTCAGATCCCTATAAATCTTCGTGATCTCCAGTTATAATGAATGGACATGCAGTACAATTGGATTTATCCAGGCCAAATTCATTACAATATTGTCCAACACATTCACAGCATCCATCATGAAACCAACGGAAGGTCGTGGATCCCATTGAAGCACATGATGAA
This window of the Dermatophagoides farinae isolate YC_2012a chromosome 3, ASM2471394v1, whole genome shotgun sequence genome carries:
- the LOC124498582 gene encoding uncharacterized protein LOC124498582 codes for the protein MSIIYNVIIRSTPITANKASSIHLSRLFVDTFPSYTKRLSTTATKFTTIQECCSRHNVGKNVINNCGRNRQFLLPFRNQRNFLGTQRFKNKVEINNTSSQPKNEWAELKKLPLVKRLHVMFKKYWYIAIPFHCVNCAVWFASFFLLAQFGMNGAAVINWVKPYIEDSSFCPQFMKNLFEKDADKLGSVAIALLLYKLATPGRYATTVFGTVYLLRYMLQKGVLVKTANEQLISVRQSYISHAVNRNILKQKERFMKQMKNQTSKMRSKHR